In Achromobacter spanius, the following proteins share a genomic window:
- a CDS encoding DUF6776 family protein encodes MFGRSQRAVFKPSVYQPGQRTRRLPRWLVLLLVGIALGAGGVLFLQTNYGPQRLTVEQSESLHSELSASNLERQRLQTQLEEATQQRDANKSGHEKLTTELADARAKIDTLNKELVLFQDAMPPDPRGGNLGIRSATFKRGTGQLGYQVLVMRDEPSGAPFQGTLTFAIEGSYPNGRAATITPEGPALNVDRYDYALGDLTLPDGFNPRVVVLRVLDGNQKQQAMRIYNVRK; translated from the coding sequence ATGTTTGGAAGATCGCAACGGGCCGTGTTCAAGCCCTCCGTATACCAACCCGGTCAACGCACGCGGCGCCTGCCGCGCTGGCTTGTCCTGCTTCTGGTGGGAATTGCCCTGGGTGCGGGCGGCGTGCTCTTCCTGCAAACCAATTACGGCCCGCAACGCCTGACGGTCGAGCAGTCCGAGTCGCTGCACAGCGAGCTGAGCGCCTCCAATCTGGAGCGCCAGCGCCTGCAAACGCAATTGGAAGAAGCCACCCAGCAGCGCGACGCCAATAAATCCGGCCATGAAAAACTGACGACCGAACTGGCCGACGCCCGCGCCAAGATCGACACGTTGAACAAGGAACTGGTCCTGTTCCAGGACGCCATGCCGCCGGACCCGCGCGGCGGCAATCTGGGCATCCGCTCGGCCACCTTCAAGCGCGGCACCGGCCAACTCGGCTACCAAGTGCTGGTCATGCGCGATGAACCGTCGGGCGCGCCCTTCCAGGGCACGCTTACGTTCGCCATCGAAGGCAGCTACCCCAACGGCCGCGCCGCCACGATCACCCCCGAAGGCCCGGCACTCAATGTCGACCGTTACGATTACGCGCTGGGCGACCTTACCCTGCCGGACGGCTTCAATCCTCGCGTGGTGGTGCTGCGCGTGTTGGACGGCAACCAGAAGCAGCAAGCAATGCGCATCTATAACGTGCGCAAGTAA
- a CDS encoding FAD-dependent monooxygenase, with the protein MPLPSHVPVLIAGGGPVGLTLAALLAEYGIASLTVEADDDYCSGSRAICISRRSQEIMAWAGADKPLVATGLPWTGGRSYYRDREVLHFEMPHDPLQRYAPMVNIQQYSIEEYAHQAMQRHPDLAALQWSARVAGLRTEADGVSVDIDTDGQRQTVRADWLIACDGGRSTVREAMGLKLEGMQYEGRYVIVDIEQASSRPVERLAWFDPPSNPGSTLLMHRQPGNVWRVDYQIRDDEDPEEAVKPENVLPRVQSHLDMIGETAPWKPLWISVYNAKCLTLNQYRHGRVLFAGDAGHLVPIFGVRGLNSGLDDAGNLAWKLAWVLKGQAPDGLLDSYSIERVHATRQNLAYGAKSTEFMAPPDFGFRLMREAALRLALVDATVRPLINPRQSAPISYDASPLNLTDGAPQARPAAAPGQPAPDARLHDGGRPCYVSESFGRGFVLLAVSPSASLARGLDALAADTQAAPHPLRVLSVGDGGLDDAHGQLRERYGASAGAVILIRPDGYVLGRWSAPQAAQLRAALAPYYPVIAQSATQEGQA; encoded by the coding sequence ATGCCGCTCCCCTCGCACGTACCCGTTCTGATTGCCGGCGGAGGCCCCGTCGGGCTGACCCTGGCCGCCCTGCTGGCCGAATACGGCATCGCCTCGCTGACTGTCGAGGCGGACGACGACTATTGCAGCGGCAGCCGGGCCATCTGCATTTCGCGTCGCTCGCAGGAAATCATGGCGTGGGCCGGCGCCGACAAGCCGCTGGTAGCCACCGGGCTGCCCTGGACCGGCGGCCGCAGCTACTACCGCGACCGCGAAGTGCTGCACTTTGAAATGCCACACGACCCGCTGCAACGCTATGCGCCGATGGTCAACATCCAACAGTATTCGATCGAGGAATACGCCCATCAGGCCATGCAGCGCCACCCGGATCTGGCGGCCTTGCAGTGGTCGGCCCGCGTGGCCGGCCTGCGTACCGAAGCGGACGGCGTCAGCGTCGACATCGACACCGACGGCCAACGCCAGACCGTGCGCGCCGACTGGCTGATTGCCTGCGACGGCGGACGCAGCACCGTGCGCGAAGCCATGGGGCTGAAGCTGGAAGGCATGCAGTACGAAGGCCGCTACGTCATCGTCGATATCGAACAAGCATCCAGCCGGCCCGTGGAACGCCTGGCCTGGTTCGACCCGCCGTCCAACCCCGGTTCCACCCTGCTGATGCATCGCCAGCCCGGCAACGTCTGGCGGGTGGACTACCAGATCCGCGACGACGAAGACCCCGAAGAAGCCGTCAAACCGGAAAACGTGCTGCCGCGCGTACAAAGCCATCTGGACATGATCGGCGAAACCGCGCCCTGGAAGCCGTTGTGGATCTCGGTCTACAACGCCAAGTGCCTCACGCTGAACCAGTACCGCCACGGGCGCGTGCTGTTCGCCGGAGACGCCGGCCACCTGGTGCCCATCTTCGGCGTGCGCGGCTTGAATTCCGGCCTGGACGACGCCGGCAACCTGGCATGGAAACTGGCCTGGGTCTTGAAAGGCCAAGCGCCCGACGGCCTGCTGGATAGCTACAGCATCGAGCGCGTCCACGCCACCCGCCAGAACTTGGCCTACGGCGCCAAGAGCACCGAATTCATGGCGCCGCCCGACTTCGGCTTTCGCCTGATGCGCGAAGCCGCGCTGCGCCTGGCCTTGGTGGACGCAACGGTGCGCCCGCTGATCAACCCACGCCAGTCCGCGCCCATTTCCTACGATGCCTCACCCTTGAACCTGACCGACGGCGCACCGCAGGCCCGCCCCGCCGCCGCCCCCGGCCAGCCCGCGCCCGACGCGCGCCTGCATGACGGCGGCAGGCCCTGCTATGTCAGCGAGAGCTTCGGCCGTGGTTTCGTGTTGCTGGCTGTGTCGCCCTCGGCATCGCTGGCGCGTGGATTGGACGCCCTGGCCGCTGACACGCAAGCTGCGCCGCATCCGCTGCGGGTGCTTAGCGTTGGCGACGGCGGCTTGGACGATGCCCACGGCCAGTTGCGCGAGCGCTATGGCGCCAGCGCGGGCGCCGTCATCCTGATCCGCCCCGACGGTTATGTGTTGGGCCGCTGGTCCGCACCGCAAGCCGCGCAACTGCGTGCCGCCCTGGCGCCCTACTACCCCGTGATCGCCCAGTCCGCAACACAGGAAGGCCAAGCATGA
- a CDS encoding MarR family winged helix-turn-helix transcriptional regulator has product MKPPALERFLTYRLHVLNKITDRDTNRAYLEDCGIPLGEARCLAAIGRYAPLSVNDLARAANLNKGQASRSAQALVDRGLVEKALSTSDGRGVVLTPTQAGMAQYQRIIDLIAQRNEEIFGCLNASEQQVLGEMLDRLIEHLQTQENDG; this is encoded by the coding sequence GTGAAACCGCCCGCCCTGGAACGATTCCTGACGTATCGCCTGCACGTGCTCAACAAGATCACGGACCGGGATACGAATCGCGCCTATCTGGAAGACTGCGGCATTCCCTTGGGTGAGGCGCGCTGCCTGGCCGCGATCGGGCGCTATGCGCCGCTGTCCGTCAACGACCTGGCGCGCGCGGCGAATCTGAACAAGGGGCAGGCCAGCCGGTCGGCGCAGGCGCTGGTGGATCGCGGGCTGGTTGAAAAGGCGCTGTCCACGTCCGACGGGCGCGGCGTGGTGCTGACGCCCACCCAGGCGGGCATGGCGCAATACCAGCGCATCATCGACCTGATTGCGCAGCGCAATGAAGAGATCTTCGGCTGCCTGAACGCCAGCGAACAGCAGGTGCTGGGAGAGATGCTCGACCGCCTGATCGAGCATCTGCAAACCCAGGAAAACGACGGCTAG
- a CDS encoding 4a-hydroxytetrahydrobiopterin dehydratase, with amino-acid sequence MSMLPPARIGTDTAVAALTGWQAVAMRDAIEKRFRFPNFNAAFGFMARVAMFAEKLNHHPEWTNVYNRVDVTLTTHDAGGVTELDVRMAQFMDEAAAQMGATAPKSDA; translated from the coding sequence ATGAGCATGCTTCCCCCCGCCCGTATCGGCACCGATACCGCCGTGGCCGCCCTGACCGGATGGCAGGCCGTGGCCATGCGTGATGCCATTGAAAAACGCTTCCGTTTTCCAAATTTCAATGCGGCATTCGGGTTCATGGCGCGTGTGGCCATGTTCGCGGAAAAGCTGAATCATCATCCAGAATGGACCAACGTCTACAACCGGGTGGACGTGACGCTGACCACGCATGACGCGGGCGGGGTGACCGAGCTGGATGTGCGCATGGCGCAATTCATGGACGAAGCGGCTGCGCAGATGGGCGCCACGGCGCCGAAGTCCGACGCCTAG
- a CDS encoding OmpA family protein has translation MNSRTMLNRMAVVAAAGALLAGCATQQQTNTAVGTGAGAAVGAGIGALIGHGKGAAIGAGIGAVAGGLVGYNWKVVKEDVQQSGASSLGIDVVEMPDGSLKVNIPSGVSFDTDKTQLKPALLPVLDSVGRSLNQHPELRAKVVGHTDSTGALAHNQTLSVNRAKSVTDYLAKQGVAAGRMSTEGRGPNDPIGDNATAEGRALNRRVEIYLYAVKQ, from the coding sequence ATGAACTCAAGAACAATGCTCAACCGGATGGCGGTGGTTGCGGCGGCGGGGGCCTTGCTGGCCGGTTGCGCCACGCAGCAGCAAACCAATACTGCCGTGGGAACGGGCGCGGGGGCGGCGGTGGGCGCCGGCATTGGCGCGCTGATCGGGCACGGCAAGGGCGCAGCCATCGGCGCCGGCATCGGCGCCGTGGCGGGTGGCCTCGTGGGCTACAACTGGAAGGTCGTCAAGGAAGACGTACAGCAATCGGGCGCATCGTCCTTGGGCATCGATGTCGTCGAAATGCCCGATGGCAGCCTGAAGGTCAACATCCCCAGCGGCGTGTCGTTCGATACGGACAAGACGCAGTTGAAGCCGGCCTTGCTGCCGGTGCTGGACAGCGTGGGGCGTTCGCTCAACCAGCATCCCGAATTGCGCGCCAAGGTGGTTGGCCACACGGACAGCACCGGCGCGCTGGCGCATAACCAGACCCTGTCGGTCAACCGCGCCAAGAGCGTGACGGACTACCTGGCCAAGCAGGGCGTGGCCGCCGGCCGCATGAGCACGGAAGGGCGCGGGCCAAACGATCCCATCGGCGACAATGCCACCGCCGAAGGGCGCGCGCTGAACCGGCGCGTGGAGATCTACTTGTACGCCGTCAAGCAATAA
- a CDS encoding T6SS effector BTH_I2691 family protein, with translation MTTDYDALPCKGKFCGRPGLPILPMRVAYVPGGRNDLPNGVYADAELHYETMRQGAYMLRAITAGYVYVWDPRRSYGWRAFAATATGQMKEVPVDDDNRPSEQPTFTCTREGHGLESALINVEAPANASRSVWVGYSRVWWTRDIRRELTRDDRWRGKIMVELDARAVWGGGHPKPDTGYRVTEDGANLAAHSIEFRDAASAATLFNNTLSPGVTTFGGKAAEMATKMRQMTPKGGVVLALRDPVGLLADISTWRNKRMGELAEHHMDPTRLREVGVAQIILGLEKQMDSSGDEIRRMHERINMSKVSRTISDNRASVDRMKDLIEGAGKDWAWWYGREAFWMTLKAYSPNDAVAGQRLEEDLALCVDGAGAVHSEHRAIDESLKEDDKDGLYEAIWRGLASNDGELLAFLQKEARGKLSKQISNVRKMIKSYNDWLKDRRAKGLPTPTRAATTAIGRFMATQLLRLTLARDPIAERVAARVSMTMAARMNTVLVVRSHTTTVPRMIADMHEIIWEPNNRSTSITAGGGVSATQHMNAGWMGTQSEASRSVTINYVIPEEVDAQMNSASTNAASTNAASTTRPRPGAGASPPLGLPAPLPVLALPAPTMSPMAGLIKYAKSRDASYAGATGVMALVAIYTSVSELNAAQAVQDAKKERKAWFGITTGVLGVGSVAIEVTTGAIGARVGANTAFTMNLRLNMRLATFRTAGAVFATAATFVDSANNALNAKDQYDVHNYEAGGAYATSSAFLLMSSLTGVATAVIAVGGAFSTAGVAAGAGGFGGAMVGLTSGGTVLLGIPVWGWIALGLCLLVAGLYFKFWGDSATESELEVWYTRCCMRAEEFEGVEGREVYATREDELDDFNRAVFGVRVSLQWYGFWSGEVLGRDRLVLEVIMPGYTQSSDYAYSLKLGGAGVTAVVSSKGSVRAQDPELQPRGPSQAQMVAGRPDPKTWMDKADDYVNSLSSRPGWADIWRWVRKDRSQSVEFTSKPWEDSVQFQVHNGYAVLRTEVLVDDDIFTEAFLKVEFWPDPERMPEVRSLPVGGNGTNLVRAEN, from the coding sequence ATGACGACTGACTACGACGCGCTTCCCTGCAAGGGCAAGTTTTGCGGCCGGCCGGGTTTGCCGATCCTGCCGATGCGGGTGGCGTATGTGCCGGGCGGCCGGAACGATCTGCCCAACGGCGTGTACGCGGACGCCGAACTGCACTACGAAACCATGCGCCAGGGCGCCTATATGCTGCGCGCCATCACGGCGGGTTATGTGTACGTGTGGGACCCGCGCCGCAGCTACGGGTGGCGCGCCTTCGCGGCCACCGCCACGGGCCAGATGAAGGAAGTGCCGGTGGACGACGACAACCGTCCGTCGGAGCAGCCCACGTTTACCTGCACGCGAGAAGGCCACGGCCTGGAATCGGCCTTGATCAACGTCGAGGCGCCGGCCAATGCATCACGCTCGGTGTGGGTCGGCTATTCGCGCGTGTGGTGGACCCGTGACATCCGCCGCGAGCTGACGCGCGACGATCGGTGGCGCGGCAAGATCATGGTTGAACTGGATGCGCGCGCCGTCTGGGGCGGCGGGCATCCCAAGCCGGATACCGGCTACCGCGTGACCGAAGACGGCGCCAACCTGGCCGCGCATTCCATCGAATTCCGCGATGCGGCCAGCGCCGCCACCTTGTTCAACAACACCTTGAGTCCGGGCGTGACCACCTTCGGCGGAAAGGCCGCCGAGATGGCGACCAAGATGCGGCAGATGACGCCCAAGGGCGGGGTGGTGCTGGCGCTGCGCGACCCGGTGGGCCTGCTGGCGGACATTTCGACGTGGCGCAACAAGCGCATGGGCGAATTGGCCGAGCATCACATGGACCCGACGCGGCTGCGCGAAGTGGGCGTGGCGCAGATCATCCTGGGCCTGGAAAAGCAGATGGACTCGTCGGGTGATGAGATCCGGCGAATGCACGAACGCATCAACATGAGCAAGGTCTCCAGGACCATCAGCGACAACCGCGCCAGCGTCGACCGCATGAAGGACCTGATCGAGGGGGCGGGCAAGGACTGGGCGTGGTGGTACGGCCGCGAGGCCTTCTGGATGACGCTGAAGGCGTATTCGCCCAACGACGCCGTGGCGGGCCAGCGGCTGGAGGAAGACCTTGCGCTGTGCGTGGACGGCGCGGGCGCGGTGCACAGCGAACACAGGGCCATCGATGAGTCCTTGAAGGAAGACGACAAGGACGGACTGTACGAAGCGATCTGGCGCGGGCTGGCCTCGAACGACGGCGAACTGCTGGCCTTCCTGCAAAAGGAGGCGCGCGGCAAGCTGTCCAAGCAGATCTCCAACGTCCGCAAGATGATCAAGAGCTACAACGACTGGCTGAAGGATCGCCGGGCAAAGGGCTTGCCGACACCAACCCGGGCGGCCACGACCGCGATCGGCCGCTTCATGGCGACCCAACTGCTGCGGCTGACGCTGGCGCGCGACCCGATCGCGGAACGGGTTGCCGCGCGCGTGTCGATGACGATGGCGGCGCGCATGAATACCGTGCTGGTGGTGCGCAGCCACACGACCACGGTGCCGCGCATGATCGCCGACATGCACGAGATCATCTGGGAACCCAACAACCGGTCCACGTCGATTACGGCGGGGGGCGGCGTCAGCGCGACCCAGCACATGAACGCCGGATGGATGGGCACACAATCCGAGGCGTCGCGATCGGTCACGATCAACTACGTGATTCCGGAGGAAGTGGACGCGCAGATGAATTCGGCTTCAACGAATGCGGCTTCAACGAATGCCGCATCCACGACGCGCCCACGACCCGGGGCGGGCGCATCGCCGCCCTTGGGCCTGCCCGCGCCGCTACCGGTGCTGGCCTTGCCCGCGCCGACCATGTCGCCCATGGCGGGGCTGATCAAGTACGCCAAGTCGCGCGATGCCTCCTACGCGGGCGCCACGGGCGTGATGGCGCTGGTGGCCATCTATACATCGGTGTCGGAGCTGAATGCGGCGCAAGCTGTCCAGGATGCGAAGAAGGAACGCAAGGCCTGGTTCGGCATCACCACCGGCGTGCTGGGGGTGGGCAGCGTGGCGATCGAAGTCACCACCGGCGCGATCGGCGCGCGCGTGGGCGCGAACACCGCGTTCACGATGAACCTGCGGCTGAATATGCGGCTGGCCACCTTCCGCACGGCGGGCGCGGTGTTCGCCACCGCGGCGACCTTCGTCGACAGCGCCAACAACGCGCTCAACGCCAAAGACCAGTACGACGTCCACAACTACGAAGCGGGCGGCGCTTATGCAACGTCGTCCGCCTTCCTGTTGATGTCCAGCCTGACCGGGGTGGCCACCGCCGTCATCGCGGTGGGCGGCGCGTTCAGCACGGCGGGCGTGGCGGCGGGCGCGGGGGGCTTCGGCGGCGCGATGGTGGGCCTGACCAGCGGCGGTACGGTGCTGCTGGGCATTCCGGTGTGGGGCTGGATCGCGCTGGGGCTATGCCTGCTGGTTGCAGGCCTGTACTTCAAGTTCTGGGGCGACAGCGCCACCGAAAGCGAGCTTGAGGTCTGGTATACGCGCTGCTGCATGCGGGCCGAAGAGTTCGAAGGCGTGGAGGGCCGCGAGGTCTACGCGACGCGCGAGGACGAACTGGACGACTTCAACCGCGCGGTGTTCGGCGTGCGTGTGTCGCTGCAATGGTATGGCTTCTGGAGCGGGGAAGTCCTGGGCCGCGACCGTCTGGTGCTGGAAGTGATCATGCCCGGCTATACCCAAAGCAGCGACTACGCCTACAGCCTCAAGCTGGGCGGGGCGGGCGTCACCGCCGTGGTGTCCAGCAAGGGCTCGGTGCGCGCGCAGGACCCGGAGCTGCAACCGCGCGGCCCGTCGCAGGCGCAGATGGTGGCCGGCCGGCCCGACCCCAAGACGTGGATGGACAAGGCGGACGACTACGTGAACAGCCTGAGCTCGCGCCCCGGGTGGGCCGACATCTGGCGCTGGGTACGCAAGGACCGCAGCCAGTCCGTCGAATTCACCAGCAAGCCGTGGGAAGATTCGGTTCAATTCCAAGTTCATAATGGCTACGCGGTGTTGCGCACCGAGGTCCTGGTCGATGACGATATCTTCACCGAAGCGTTTCTGAAGGTGGAATTCTGGCCGGATCCGGAACGCATGCCGGAAGTGCGCTCGCTGCCGGTGGGCGGCAACGGCACCAATCTTGTAAGAGCCGAAAATTGA
- a CDS encoding DUF4123 domain-containing protein has product MRIDPTHPVHPTDLKDRTHPAPPKDPTHRTHPKNPRDPADPTQAGAASRSARAEAAVEHAIAGMRAVLDARASRRVLLLCDSTLADPLADEIATAGLARRAVDLISQGASAPPLYLAEVPDEIRYERLVNASIRLAVDEALRPAPAVKRARSMSAWLATDLPLAEVAQRLILRARLRDAQGRMRILRFWDPRTTQFQSELYAGCAPASWIAGAAWMCIDGFARWQALPDTPGPMQTATPDWPRLARLGQVNAVLQRLNAGGLDYGPSALEPIRRALDVASACGINDDEDAALFAAWRVRLDAPLERAPSFAALLREIQEEGGRLRNAAEDMDDEDWRLFARQAQAREDRQA; this is encoded by the coding sequence ATGAGGATAGACCCGACGCACCCGGTGCATCCGACGGACCTGAAGGACCGGACTCACCCGGCGCCGCCGAAGGACCCGACGCACCGGACGCACCCAAAGAATCCGAGGGATCCAGCGGACCCGACGCAGGCAGGCGCCGCGTCCCGGTCGGCGCGCGCGGAGGCCGCCGTCGAACACGCCATTGCCGGCATGCGCGCGGTACTGGACGCGCGCGCCAGCCGCCGCGTGCTGCTGCTGTGCGACTCCACGCTGGCCGACCCCTTGGCTGATGAGATCGCCACGGCGGGTTTGGCGCGGCGCGCGGTGGACCTGATATCGCAGGGCGCGTCCGCGCCGCCCTTGTATCTGGCCGAGGTGCCCGACGAGATCCGGTACGAAAGGCTGGTCAACGCCAGCATTCGGCTGGCGGTGGACGAAGCCCTGCGCCCCGCGCCCGCGGTCAAGCGTGCGCGGTCGATGTCGGCGTGGCTGGCCACCGACCTGCCTTTGGCGGAAGTGGCCCAGCGCCTGATCCTGCGCGCGCGGCTGCGCGACGCGCAGGGGCGCATGCGCATCCTGCGCTTCTGGGATCCGCGCACGACGCAGTTTCAAAGCGAGCTGTATGCGGGCTGCGCGCCCGCGTCGTGGATCGCGGGCGCGGCGTGGATGTGCATCGACGGCTTTGCGCGCTGGCAGGCGCTGCCGGACACGCCCGGCCCCATGCAGACGGCCACGCCGGACTGGCCACGGCTGGCGCGCTTGGGCCAGGTGAACGCGGTGCTGCAACGGTTGAACGCGGGCGGGCTGGACTACGGCCCATCGGCGCTGGAGCCGATACGCCGCGCGCTGGATGTGGCCAGCGCCTGCGGCATCAACGACGACGAAGACGCGGCGTTGTTCGCGGCCTGGCGCGTGCGCCTGGACGCGCCGCTGGAACGCGCGCCGTCGTTTGCCGCGCTGCTGCGCGAGATTCAGGAAGAGGGCGGCCGCTTGCGCAACGCGGCCGAAGACATGGATGACGAGGATTGGCGGTTGTTTGCGCGGCAGGCGCAGGCACGGGAGGATCGACAAGCATGA
- a CDS encoding type VI secretion system Vgr family protein, whose amino-acid sequence MALELAAASLLGAGFTQADRLLDLSTPLGQDKLLAERLHATEQLSDGGYLLHVDALSDDAHIPLKTLIGQPVQVALQTALGRDEPRVWCGLVSEARFEGANGGFARYRLRIEPWLALLRQRRDSFAFQDLSVIDIVDRVFGDYNGQGAVAPQWRWELKDRDGYAKRSLTIQYRETDYAFVERLLAEEGLFYWVEHEAGDGEPGTHTVVIADHNGAFKNGPQASVKFQRADATESEDTIQGWRKRRAWRTNAVRIATWDYRAMQARQASAQVDDKMPNTLELADSDYPGQYLFEDSGQGERLAHNALAAQRVGQSLYEGDGTVRTLAPGQRFTLTGHWAPSQGEGGDFVVMRMQHEARNNFDEDLGRAVAQALGAAGTQEDGDTEFYRNRFEAIAATLEYRPSTRDGHGARLHPRPTVHGAQTALVVGAADPVHTDRDHRVKIQFHWQRGSASSNRQAHPAGDDNAPASEALGTWVRVAEPVAGLDWGGHFIPRLGQEVLVQFLHGDIDRPVVVGALYNGAGTENAANNQVQGGAAKATGNAPAWFAGTQDGHAHNVVMSGFKTQALAESGRGMGGYNQLVQDDTPGQSRLTASTTQAEARLNLGHLKQQRDNERLSDLGHGAELATSEALALRAGEGLLISADKREGATGGLLDSEEAIQQMEKAIEQAAELSASAGRQEAGLSGDGDKTRAVNELEAVRKVIEGTKEAETQGAATQGEEATAVPAYTLPHIQVSAPKGIGQYTPHNAYTVAGATLCQVAPDVNWAAGANLAVCVAQGVVLFTKGLGGNGRAVAEQGIRLHAAGGKLRLQSQKARMRLAAEKAVTLVSAQGAVDVNASKKVLATAAGAYLRVEGGGIQLHAPGKVELKAGVHSWVGPQSGTGPAQPPQGELEGCAAALEDAAGSGALAA is encoded by the coding sequence ATGGCCCTCGAACTTGCCGCCGCCAGCCTGTTGGGAGCCGGCTTCACACAGGCCGATCGCCTGCTGGACCTGAGCACGCCGTTGGGCCAGGACAAGCTGCTGGCCGAACGGCTGCACGCCACCGAGCAATTGAGCGACGGCGGCTACCTCTTGCACGTGGATGCGCTGTCCGATGACGCGCATATTCCGTTGAAGACGCTGATCGGCCAACCGGTGCAGGTCGCGTTGCAGACGGCCTTGGGCCGCGATGAACCCCGGGTGTGGTGCGGGCTGGTTTCCGAGGCGCGCTTTGAAGGCGCCAACGGCGGCTTTGCGCGCTATCGGCTGCGCATCGAGCCGTGGCTGGCGCTGCTGCGCCAGCGGCGCGACAGCTTTGCCTTTCAGGACCTGTCCGTAATCGACATTGTTGACCGCGTCTTTGGCGACTACAACGGCCAGGGCGCCGTGGCGCCGCAATGGCGTTGGGAACTGAAAGACCGCGACGGCTACGCCAAGCGCAGCCTGACGATCCAGTATCGCGAAACCGACTACGCCTTCGTCGAACGGCTGCTGGCCGAAGAGGGGCTGTTTTATTGGGTTGAACACGAGGCGGGCGACGGCGAGCCGGGCACCCATACCGTCGTCATCGCCGACCACAACGGCGCCTTCAAGAACGGCCCGCAAGCCAGCGTGAAGTTCCAGCGTGCCGATGCCACCGAAAGCGAGGACACCATCCAGGGCTGGCGCAAGCGGCGCGCCTGGCGCACGAACGCGGTGCGCATCGCCACTTGGGACTATCGCGCCATGCAGGCCCGCCAGGCCAGCGCGCAGGTCGATGACAAGATGCCGAACACGCTGGAATTGGCCGACTCGGACTATCCCGGCCAATACTTGTTTGAAGACAGCGGGCAGGGCGAGCGCCTGGCCCACAATGCGTTGGCCGCGCAGCGCGTGGGCCAGTCCTTGTACGAAGGCGACGGCACGGTGCGCACGCTGGCGCCGGGGCAGCGCTTTACCCTGACCGGCCATTGGGCGCCGTCGCAAGGTGAAGGCGGCGATTTCGTGGTGATGCGCATGCAGCATGAGGCGCGAAACAATTTCGATGAAGACCTGGGGCGGGCGGTGGCCCAGGCGTTGGGGGCCGCCGGTACGCAAGAGGACGGCGATACGGAGTTCTATCGCAACCGCTTCGAGGCGATTGCCGCCACGCTGGAATATCGGCCCAGCACGCGCGACGGTCACGGGGCACGGCTGCATCCGCGGCCCACGGTGCACGGCGCGCAGACCGCGCTGGTGGTGGGCGCGGCCGACCCCGTCCACACCGACCGCGACCATCGCGTGAAGATCCAGTTTCATTGGCAGCGGGGCAGCGCGTCCAGCAATCGGCAGGCGCATCCCGCCGGGGACGACAACGCGCCCGCATCCGAGGCGCTGGGCACCTGGGTGCGCGTGGCCGAACCGGTTGCCGGGTTGGATTGGGGCGGGCACTTCATCCCGCGCCTGGGCCAAGAGGTGCTGGTGCAGTTTTTGCATGGCGATATCGACCGCCCGGTGGTGGTGGGCGCCTTGTACAACGGCGCGGGCACGGAGAATGCCGCCAACAATCAGGTGCAGGGCGGCGCGGCCAAGGCCACCGGCAACGCACCGGCGTGGTTCGCGGGCACGCAGGACGGGCACGCGCATAACGTAGTGATGTCGGGCTTCAAGACGCAGGCCCTGGCCGAAAGCGGCCGGGGCATGGGCGGCTACAACCAACTGGTGCAGGACGATACGCCGGGCCAGTCGCGCCTGACCGCGTCGACCACGCAGGCCGAGGCGCGGCTGAACCTGGGCCACCTGAAGCAGCAGCGCGACAACGAACGCTTGTCCGACCTGGGCCATGGCGCGGAACTGGCGACCAGCGAAGCGCTGGCGCTGCGCGCGGGCGAGGGCTTGCTGATCAGCGCCGACAAGCGCGAGGGCGCGACGGGCGGCCTGCTGGACAGCGAAGAAGCCATCCAGCAGATGGAAAAGGCCATCGAGCAAGCGGCCGAGCTGTCCGCCTCGGCGGGCCGCCAGGAGGCGGGCTTGTCCGGCGACGGGGACAAGACGCGGGCGGTCAATGAGTTGGAGGCCGTGCGCAAGGTGATCGAAGGCACGAAGGAGGCTGAAACCCAGGGGGCTGCAACCCAGGGTGAGGAAGCCACTGCGGTGCCCGCCTACACGCTGCCGCACATTCAGGTCAGCGCGCCCAAGGGCATCGGCCAGTACACGCCGCACAACGCCTACACCGTGGCGGGCGCGACCTTGTGCCAGGTGGCCCCGGACGTGAATTGGGCGGCGGGCGCGAACCTGGCCGTCTGCGTCGCGCAAGGCGTGGTGCTGTTCACCAAGGGCCTGGGCGGCAACGGACGCGCGGTGGCGGAGCAAGGCATCCGCTTGCACGCGGCGGGCGGCAAGTTGCGCTTGCAGAGCCAGAAGGCGCGCATGCGCCTGGCCGCCGAAAAGGCGGTGACGCTGGTGTCGGCGCAGGGCGCGGTGGATGTGAACGCATCGAAGAAGGTCTTGGCCACGGCGGCGGGCGCTTACCTGCGCGTCGAAGGCGGCGGCATCCAGTTGCACGCGCCGGGCAAGGTGGAGCTGAAGGCGGGCGTGCATAGCTGGGTGGGGCCGCAAAGCGGAACCGGTCCGGCGCAGCCGCCGCAGGGTGAACTGGAAGGCTGCGCCGCGGCGCTGGAAGACGCGGCCGGCAGTGGGGCGCTGGCGGCATGA